The following nucleotide sequence is from Algiphilus sp..
CCCGGGGAATGGGGTGGTGGGCTGACCCCCTATCCACGGTTCCCACTATACGCCTACATTATCTGTAGGTCAAGCGCCGCAACTACCGTTCGTCGGGTGGGCGGGGCTTCACGCGCCCGTCATCCGTCGCTATAATCCGCGCCTCCGTGGTGTGGGGATCGGTATGCGGATCGGTGCAGTGAGAAATTGACCGTAGCCCGCCCCCGCTACCAACTTTCGGTTTTGCGAAAGGCCCCGGTTATCGGGGCCTTTTTGTTCCTGACGATCATGCCCGTGATGGAATCCAAGCTCGTCGATCTGCTCGAGCCGGTGGTCGAAGCCGCCGGCTTCGAGCTCGTGCATGTCGAGTTCGTCACGGGCAATAACGCGGTTCTGCGGCTCTACATCGATGCGCCCGGCGGCATACAGGTCGAGGATTGCGAGGCGGTCAGTCGCGAGGTCTCGGCACTGCTGGATGTGGAGGACCCGCTGCCCGGGGCATACCATCTCGAGGTCTCGTCGCCCGGACTCGACCGGCCCCTGACCAAGCCGGCGCATTTCGACCGCTTCCTCGGCGAGAAGGTGCGGGTCTGGCTCAGTGAAGCGCGCGAGGGCCGGCGCAAGTACACCGGCGTGCTGTCGGCGCATGCCGACGGCGGTATCAGCGTCGACTGCGGGGACGGCGTCCTGCAGGTTCCGCTGGACGAGATCGAACTGGTGCGGCTGGTGCCGCGTTATTCATAGGTTGCTGAC
It contains:
- the rimP gene encoding ribosome maturation factor RimP, giving the protein MESKLVDLLEPVVEAAGFELVHVEFVTGNNAVLRLYIDAPGGIQVEDCEAVSREVSALLDVEDPLPGAYHLEVSSPGLDRPLTKPAHFDRFLGEKVRVWLSEAREGRRKYTGVLSAHADGGISVDCGDGVLQVPLDEIELVRLVPRYS